A genome region from Sphingobium sp. WTD-1 includes the following:
- a CDS encoding glutathione-independent formaldehyde dehydrogenase, with protein sequence MKAVVYNGPKDVSVSTIDDPKIEKQTDVIIRLTTTNICGSDLHMYEGRTSFEKGRVFGHENLGEVIEVGAAVDRIKKGDRVCMPFNVGCGFCENCERGLTGFCLTTNPGTAGAAYGFAEMGPWQGGQAELMRVPYADFNCLKLPEDAEEKEDGYVMLSDIFPTGWHGVELSGFLPGESIAIYGAGPVGLMAAHSAEIRGASQIFVVDSHDDRLKLAEAMGAIPIDMRKGDPAQQILDATGGLGTDRGVEAVGYQCCDRHGKERSNYTMNCLVNSTKATGGIGVVGVFIPEDPNAPDDLQKEGKMAFDFGNFWFKGQKIGTGQCNVKHYNRRLMKLIEQGRANPAQIISHRLPLDQAPDAYKHFDERDAGWTKVVLKPGT encoded by the coding sequence GTGAAAGCTGTCGTGTACAACGGGCCCAAAGATGTTTCTGTCAGTACCATCGATGATCCCAAGATTGAAAAGCAGACCGATGTTATCATCCGGCTGACCACGACCAATATCTGCGGGTCGGACCTTCACATGTATGAGGGCCGTACCAGCTTCGAAAAGGGCCGGGTCTTCGGTCACGAAAACCTTGGCGAGGTCATCGAAGTTGGCGCTGCCGTAGATCGTATCAAGAAGGGCGATCGCGTGTGCATGCCGTTCAACGTCGGTTGCGGTTTCTGCGAAAATTGCGAACGCGGTTTGACGGGATTCTGCCTCACGACCAACCCTGGAACCGCCGGCGCAGCGTACGGCTTTGCCGAGATGGGTCCGTGGCAAGGTGGTCAAGCCGAGTTGATGCGCGTTCCTTATGCGGACTTCAATTGTCTGAAGCTGCCTGAGGACGCTGAGGAGAAGGAGGATGGCTATGTCATGCTCTCCGACATCTTCCCCACCGGTTGGCATGGCGTCGAACTGTCGGGTTTCCTGCCTGGCGAAAGCATTGCGATCTACGGCGCCGGTCCGGTCGGTTTAATGGCCGCGCACTCGGCCGAAATCCGCGGCGCCTCTCAGATCTTTGTCGTCGATTCTCACGATGACCGTCTGAAACTGGCCGAGGCGATGGGCGCTATTCCGATCGATATGCGCAAGGGCGATCCCGCCCAGCAGATCCTTGACGCGACTGGCGGCCTCGGGACCGACCGGGGGGTCGAGGCGGTCGGGTATCAGTGTTGCGATCGCCACGGCAAGGAGCGCAGCAATTACACGATGAACTGCCTCGTCAATAGCACGAAGGCCACCGGCGGAATCGGCGTCGTCGGCGTGTTCATTCCGGAAGACCCGAACGCGCCCGACGATCTCCAGAAGGAAGGCAAGATGGCGTTCGACTTCGGCAACTTCTGGTTCAAGGGCCAGAAGATCGGCACCGGCCAGTGCAATGTAAAGCACTACAACCGGCGACTGATGAAGCTTATCGAGCAAGGCCGGGCCAATCCTGCCCAAATCATCTCGCACCGACTGCCGCTCGATCAGGCACCAGACGCCTACAAGCATTTCGACGAGCGCGATGCAGGCTGGACGAAGGTCGTGCTCAAGCCGGGCACCTGA